In Agrobacterium sp. RAC06, a single window of DNA contains:
- the bluB gene encoding 5,6-dimethylbenzimidazole synthase yields MHDRPNEFLVRTAPFADQDKQAVYRAIHTRRDVRDQFRSDPLPDDLVRRLLEAAHAAPSVGFMQPWSFLLIRSARKREAIWQAFLRANEEAEAMFPVEQRDAYRSLKLEGIRKAPLNICVTCDPDRAGPVVLGRTHDVRMDAFSTVCAIQNLWLAARAEGVGLGWVSIFHEAEVKALLGIPERIQIIGYLCLGYVDELYATPELEVKGWRKRLPLDDLIFEESWGQIGERPITLAAAVDLTSPGS; encoded by the coding sequence ATGCACGACAGACCGAACGAGTTCCTCGTCCGGACGGCGCCCTTCGCCGATCAGGACAAACAGGCCGTCTACCGAGCCATTCACACGCGACGCGATGTCCGCGACCAGTTTCGCTCTGATCCGCTGCCGGATGATCTGGTGCGGCGATTGCTCGAAGCGGCGCATGCCGCCCCCTCCGTGGGCTTCATGCAGCCCTGGAGTTTCCTGCTTATCCGCTCTGCTCGAAAGCGCGAGGCCATCTGGCAGGCGTTTCTGCGGGCGAACGAGGAGGCGGAGGCCATGTTTCCGGTTGAGCAGCGCGACGCCTATCGATCCCTGAAACTGGAAGGCATCCGCAAGGCGCCGCTCAACATCTGCGTCACCTGCGATCCGGATCGTGCGGGACCCGTCGTGCTCGGACGCACCCATGATGTCAGGATGGACGCCTTCTCGACTGTCTGCGCCATCCAGAATCTCTGGCTCGCAGCACGTGCGGAAGGGGTCGGGCTCGGCTGGGTCAGCATCTTCCACGAGGCCGAGGTGAAGGCGCTCCTTGGCATCCCGGAGCGGATCCAGATCATCGGTTATCTTTGCCTTGGCTATGTCGACGAACTCTATGCGACGCCGGAGCTTGAGGTGAAGGGATGGCGCAAGCGATTGCCGCTCGACGATTTGATCTTCGAGGAAAGCTGGGGCCAGATCGGGGAACGGCCGATCACTCTTGCAGCGGCTGTGGACCTGACGTCGCCGGGTTCCTGA
- a CDS encoding DUF2865 domain-containing protein, with the protein MAARASATSSVIFIWPALGYPDVTRVVLRPANDNWDPDVPSRIVSSIALLIALGSALPNEAEASALCERLRDRLVLVEQGGQSPEINSYASAIAQQNLELRKARQDQRRLRCLTSSIVQIRPDGGNDCSDLASAISRMEANRDILAARLSDLRESRVEDARAALVTALEANGCGPDQAAYPEEAERIPYLDTLAEPYRPDRAAEAAYSAPPPPMSMMPSGNVRTLCVRTCDGGFFPISSQTSAMNFGRDAAQCQQMCPGTETELFFHAPERSETVDMISAVSGRPYRDLPNAFLYRNRRSDAEPACACNLQQYYQRMTPRPAVPDYQSSVIEVAPGKREAASATVPATERVLDEASLNVRRVGPAFLPSDKGTIDLRNPATSGPQPLQE; encoded by the coding sequence ATGGCCGCTCGCGCCTCCGCCACGTCATCCGTCATTTTCATTTGGCCGGCACTCGGCTATCCTGATGTCACTAGGGTCGTCCTCCGCCCTGCAAACGACAACTGGGATCCGGATGTGCCGAGCAGGATAGTCAGTTCCATTGCTTTGCTGATCGCCCTCGGCAGCGCGCTGCCGAACGAGGCTGAGGCCTCGGCGCTCTGCGAGCGGCTGCGCGACAGGCTGGTTCTGGTCGAACAGGGCGGACAGTCGCCTGAAATTAACAGCTATGCCAGCGCCATAGCCCAGCAGAACCTCGAACTTCGCAAGGCCCGCCAGGATCAGCGGCGGCTGCGATGCCTGACCTCGTCCATCGTCCAGATCCGTCCCGATGGCGGCAATGACTGCAGCGATCTGGCATCGGCAATCTCCCGCATGGAGGCCAATCGCGACATCCTGGCAGCAAGGCTTTCGGATCTGCGCGAAAGCCGCGTAGAAGATGCGCGCGCCGCCCTCGTCACAGCACTTGAGGCGAATGGTTGTGGGCCGGATCAAGCGGCTTATCCGGAAGAAGCAGAGCGTATCCCTTACCTCGACACGCTGGCGGAACCCTATCGTCCGGACCGGGCAGCCGAAGCCGCCTACTCAGCGCCGCCACCGCCGATGAGCATGATGCCCAGCGGCAATGTCCGCACGCTGTGTGTGCGCACCTGCGATGGCGGTTTCTTCCCGATCTCGTCACAGACCTCGGCGATGAACTTCGGCCGCGATGCGGCGCAATGCCAGCAGATGTGTCCGGGCACGGAAACGGAGCTGTTTTTCCACGCGCCGGAGCGCAGCGAGACCGTGGACATGATCTCGGCAGTCAGCGGCCGCCCCTATCGCGATCTGCCCAACGCCTTCCTCTACCGCAACCGGCGCAGCGACGCAGAACCCGCCTGCGCCTGCAACCTGCAGCAATACTACCAGCGCATGACGCCGCGTCCGGCCGTACCGGACTACCAGTCGTCCGTCATCGAAGTTGCACCGGGAAAACGGGAGGCTGCGTCAGCGACGGTGCCTGCCACGGAGCGCGTGCTGGATGAGGCAAGCCTCAACGTACGCCGCGTCGGCCCGGCCTTCCTCCCCTCCGACAAGGGCACGATCGACCTCAGGAACCCGGCGACGTCAGGTCCACAGCCGCTGCAAGAGTGA
- a CDS encoding acyl-homoserine-lactone synthase: MIRIINGTRRNQFPADIDAMHRLRKRVFHDLLGWDVQVRDAWEIDDYDRANPLYVLSYGDEGKLRGSLRLLPTLGPNMLDDTFPVLLGDGPQIRSAAVWESSRFCIDPEISQDRASNQVTIAAAELMCGVGELGLASGLSHIVTVTDVFLERMFKRMGCPGIRIGEPQRIGVVQAVAVSWEVSQDLLDRMKAVAAIDGSVLEAPMTLTAAQAA, translated from the coding sequence ATGATCAGGATCATCAACGGCACCCGTCGCAATCAGTTTCCCGCCGATATCGACGCCATGCACAGGTTGAGAAAGCGGGTCTTCCATGACCTGTTGGGTTGGGACGTCCAGGTGCGCGACGCCTGGGAAATCGACGACTATGATCGCGCCAATCCTCTCTATGTCCTCTCCTATGGCGACGAGGGAAAACTGCGCGGGTCATTGCGCCTGCTGCCGACGCTCGGCCCCAACATGCTCGACGACACCTTTCCCGTCCTCCTCGGTGATGGACCGCAGATCCGCAGCGCAGCAGTCTGGGAATCGAGCCGCTTCTGCATCGATCCGGAGATTTCTCAAGACCGGGCAAGCAACCAGGTGACGATCGCGGCGGCCGAATTGATGTGCGGGGTGGGCGAGCTGGGCCTTGCATCCGGTCTCAGCCATATCGTTACCGTCACCGATGTTTTCCTGGAACGCATGTTCAAACGTATGGGGTGCCCGGGCATTCGGATCGGTGAACCTCAGCGGATCGGTGTGGTCCAGGCGGTCGCAGTCTCCTGGGAGGTGTCGCAGGATCTGCTCGATCGAATGAAGGCGGTGGCAGCAATCGACGGCAGCGTGCTCGAAGCGCCGATGACCCTGACGGCAGCGCAGGCCGCCTGA
- a CDS encoding helix-turn-helix transcriptional regulator — MGLSGTYFDLLELLERQETLDPGDFLSRLQSAYRTGRITYLGGLIASARLRAHNIHDSHRRNSLHLARSLNRKAAFEQIASLLPGLQPVELKAWQRSANRDHRIVGYPLPGRQSCLLVELNATAEGLAAWRRAHDRDMLSLGTLLNARLARASTDAQLEAARARPLTRRERETLAWIAAGKSYWETAVILGISERTIRHFMANARQKLDVVNNAQAVAEAVWRGLIPRLVEPESP; from the coding sequence ATGGGGCTCTCAGGCACGTATTTCGATCTCTTGGAGTTGCTGGAGCGGCAGGAGACGCTTGATCCCGGAGACTTCCTGTCAAGGCTTCAGAGCGCTTACCGGACGGGCCGCATCACCTATCTCGGTGGATTGATCGCTAGCGCACGCCTGCGCGCCCACAACATTCACGACAGCCACCGACGAAATTCCCTTCACCTCGCCCGCTCACTCAACCGCAAAGCGGCTTTTGAACAGATCGCCAGCCTCTTGCCAGGGCTTCAACCTGTCGAGCTCAAGGCATGGCAGCGCAGCGCAAATCGCGACCACCGGATCGTCGGCTACCCCCTGCCGGGACGGCAAAGCTGTCTGCTGGTCGAGTTGAACGCCACTGCGGAGGGCCTGGCGGCCTGGCGCCGCGCCCATGACCGCGACATGCTGAGCCTCGGCACCTTGTTGAACGCGCGCCTCGCCAGAGCATCGACCGATGCACAGCTGGAAGCGGCCCGCGCCCGTCCTCTCACCCGTCGAGAACGCGAAACACTGGCATGGATCGCAGCCGGCAAGAGCTATTGGGAAACAGCCGTCATCCTCGGCATCTCCGAACGAACCATCCGGCATTTCATGGCCAATGCGCGGCAGAAGCTCGACGTCGTCAACAATGCCCAGGCCGTCGCGGAAGCAGTCTGGCGCGGCCTGATCCCGCGGCTCGTCGAGCCAGAATCCCCATGA
- a CDS encoding NADP-dependent malic enzyme, producing MTSQDKNKPQVANPTADLDEQALFYHRYPRPGKLEIQATKPLGNQRDLALAYSPGVAAPCLAIKDDPAAADDYTARSNLVAVISNGTAVLGLGNIGPLASKPVMEGKAVLFKKFAGIDVFDIEIDAPGVDQMVSTISALEPTFGGINLEDIKAPECFQVEDQLRAKMNIPVFHDDQHGTAIIVAAAILNGLELAGKTIADVKIVASGAGAAALACLNLLVILGAKRENIWVHDIEGLVYKGRNELMDPWKEVYAQETEKRALSESIDDADVFLGLSAAGVLKPELLARMAPKPLIMALANPKPEIMPEEARAARPDAMICTGRSDFPNQVNNVLCFPYIFRGALDCGATTINEEMKMAAVRAIAALAREEVSEVAAKAYTGETPTFGPDYLIPSPFDPRLILRIAPAVAKAAADSGVARRPIADFDTYLDQLNRFVFRSGFVMKPIFAAAKTASKKRVIFSEGEDERVLRAAQVLLEDGIGEPILIGRPQIIETRLKRYGLRIRPGTDFQLVNPEDDPRYRDYVDDYFALVGRAGINPEAARTIVRTNTTVIGALAVKRGDADALICGVEGRFDRHVRDVRQIIGKRAGVRDYSGLSLLISQRGAIFFTDTFVTDDPSAEEIAEMTMLAAQEIRRFGIAPKAALLSHSNFGSRPSASASKMRRALEIIRAGAPDLEVDGEMQGGSALSEVLRKRAMPDSTLTGEANLLVFPNLDAANISLGIVRMMMDALHVGPILLGAALPAHVLSTSVTSRGVVNMAALAVVEASQPAV from the coding sequence ATGACTTCTCAGGACAAGAACAAGCCGCAAGTTGCAAACCCGACCGCTGATCTCGACGAGCAGGCGCTTTTCTATCACCGCTATCCCCGTCCCGGGAAACTGGAGATCCAGGCCACCAAGCCGCTTGGCAACCAGCGCGACCTGGCGCTTGCCTATTCGCCCGGCGTCGCCGCCCCCTGTCTCGCCATCAAGGACGATCCGGCAGCAGCCGATGACTACACGGCGCGCTCCAACCTCGTCGCCGTCATCTCCAACGGTACGGCCGTTCTCGGCCTCGGCAATATCGGACCGCTCGCCTCCAAGCCTGTCATGGAAGGCAAGGCCGTCCTCTTCAAGAAGTTCGCCGGCATCGACGTTTTCGACATCGAAATCGATGCACCCGGTGTTGATCAGATGGTTTCCACCATCTCCGCGCTGGAGCCGACCTTCGGCGGTATCAACCTCGAAGACATCAAGGCACCGGAATGTTTCCAGGTCGAAGACCAGCTCCGCGCCAAGATGAACATCCCGGTCTTTCACGACGACCAGCACGGAACCGCGATCATCGTTGCGGCCGCTATCCTGAACGGTCTGGAACTGGCCGGCAAGACCATTGCGGACGTCAAGATCGTCGCCTCGGGTGCCGGTGCAGCCGCCCTTGCCTGCCTCAACCTGCTCGTCATCCTCGGTGCCAAGCGCGAGAATATTTGGGTGCACGACATCGAGGGTCTCGTCTATAAGGGCCGCAACGAGCTGATGGATCCCTGGAAGGAAGTCTACGCCCAGGAAACCGAAAAGCGCGCGCTCTCCGAAAGCATCGACGATGCCGACGTCTTCCTCGGCCTCTCGGCAGCCGGCGTCCTGAAGCCGGAACTGCTGGCCCGCATGGCGCCGAAGCCCCTGATCATGGCCCTGGCCAACCCGAAGCCCGAGATCATGCCGGAAGAGGCGCGCGCCGCCCGTCCGGACGCGATGATCTGCACCGGCCGCTCGGATTTCCCGAACCAGGTCAACAACGTCCTGTGCTTCCCCTATATCTTCCGCGGCGCGCTCGACTGTGGCGCAACCACCATCAACGAAGAGATGAAGATGGCGGCGGTGCGTGCGATTGCAGCGCTCGCCCGCGAAGAAGTCTCGGAAGTCGCGGCCAAGGCCTATACCGGGGAAACGCCGACCTTTGGTCCGGATTATCTCATCCCCTCGCCGTTTGATCCGCGTCTCATCCTGCGCATCGCACCGGCTGTCGCCAAGGCCGCGGCAGACAGCGGCGTCGCTCGCCGCCCGATTGCCGATTTTGACACCTATCTCGACCAGTTGAACCGCTTCGTCTTCCGCTCCGGCTTCGTGATGAAGCCGATCTTCGCGGCAGCGAAGACTGCGTCCAAAAAGCGTGTGATCTTCTCCGAAGGTGAAGACGAGCGCGTGCTGCGTGCCGCCCAGGTGCTGCTCGAAGACGGCATCGGCGAACCGATCCTGATCGGCCGCCCGCAGATCATCGAGACCCGCCTGAAGCGCTATGGCCTGCGCATCCGCCCGGGCACCGATTTCCAACTGGTCAACCCGGAAGACGATCCGCGCTACCGCGACTATGTCGACGACTACTTCGCCCTCGTCGGCCGCGCCGGCATCAACCCGGAAGCGGCTCGCACGATCGTGCGCACCAACACCACCGTGATTGGTGCCCTGGCTGTGAAACGCGGTGACGCAGATGCGTTGATCTGCGGCGTAGAAGGCCGTTTCGACCGCCACGTGCGCGACGTTCGCCAGATCATCGGAAAGCGCGCCGGTGTACGCGACTATTCGGGCTTGAGCCTTCTGATCTCGCAGCGCGGTGCAATCTTCTTCACCGACACCTTCGTCACCGACGATCCGAGTGCGGAAGAGATCGCCGAAATGACGATGCTGGCGGCCCAGGAAATCCGTCGCTTCGGCATTGCACCCAAGGCAGCCCTCCTGTCGCATTCGAACTTCGGTTCGCGGCCGTCCGCCAGCGCCTCGAAGATGCGCCGGGCGCTGGAAATCATCCGCGCTGGCGCCCCTGATCTGGAGGTCGACGGCGAAATGCAGGGCGGTTCGGCGCTGTCGGAAGTTCTGCGCAAGCGCGCCATGCCGGACAGCACGCTGACCGGCGAAGCAAACCTGCTCGTCTTCCCGAACCTCGATGCCGCGAATATATCGCTCGGCATCGTCCGCATGATGATGGACGCGCTGCATGTAGGCCCGATCCTCCTCGGCGCCGCCCTGCCCGCCCACGTGCTGTCCACCTCGGTCACGTCGCGCGGCGTCGTCAACATGGCGGCGCTTGCCGTCGTCGAGGCTTCGCAGCCGGCGGTCTGA
- a CDS encoding UDP-2,3-diacylglucosamine diphosphatase, whose protein sequence is MKDASETRHFRTLFISDVHLGSKAAKTDFLLDFLRTHEADTIILVGDIVDGWRLKRSWYWPQSCNDVVQKLLRKARKGTRIVYIPGNHDEFMRDFPGIHFGGIEVAQRIVHEMADGKKYLVLHGDEFDVVVRNARLLAYLGDWAYDTAIAINVMLAAVRRRLGMPYWSFSAWAKLQVKHAVNFIGEFQRVVADEARRAEVDGVICGHIHHAVMEDIDGIHYVNTGDWVESCTAIAEHPDGRLELISWGHKISEAPAASKRANKLVPILLPKPIAETAQDDGIRAA, encoded by the coding sequence GTGAAAGACGCCAGCGAAACACGCCATTTCAGGACCCTGTTCATTTCGGACGTTCACCTCGGATCGAAAGCCGCCAAGACCGACTTTCTCCTGGATTTTCTGCGCACGCACGAGGCCGACACCATCATCCTGGTCGGTGATATCGTCGACGGCTGGCGTCTGAAGCGCAGCTGGTACTGGCCGCAGTCCTGCAATGACGTTGTGCAGAAACTGCTGCGCAAGGCCCGCAAAGGCACGCGCATCGTTTACATTCCCGGCAATCACGATGAGTTCATGCGCGACTTCCCGGGCATCCATTTCGGTGGCATCGAAGTTGCGCAGCGGATCGTGCACGAGATGGCCGACGGCAAGAAATATCTGGTTCTGCATGGCGACGAATTCGACGTTGTGGTTCGCAACGCCCGCCTGCTCGCCTATCTCGGCGACTGGGCCTATGACACGGCGATTGCGATCAATGTCATGCTGGCGGCCGTCCGCCGTCGTCTCGGCATGCCCTACTGGTCTTTCTCCGCCTGGGCCAAGTTGCAGGTCAAACATGCGGTGAACTTCATCGGCGAATTCCAGCGGGTGGTGGCCGACGAGGCTCGTCGCGCCGAGGTTGACGGTGTCATCTGCGGCCACATCCATCATGCTGTCATGGAAGACATCGACGGGATCCACTACGTCAACACGGGCGACTGGGTCGAAAGCTGCACGGCGATCGCCGAGCACCCGGATGGCCGTCTGGAGCTGATTTCCTGGGGTCACAAGATTAGCGAAGCACCAGCGGCCAGCAAGCGTGCGAACAAACTCGTCCCCATTCTGCTGCCGAAACCGATTGCCGAAACGGCCCAGGACGACGGGATACGCGCGGCCTGA
- a CDS encoding ABC transporter permease — MSSVEQEDARIEIDEQPDGNARLIRLAGRWKNNSLSAMIKSAGPLVDSPVVQRETIDLSAVSDMDTAGAWLVRRFITERRERGGSIEIVGGSPGMRELIEALPEHVTAPEKPVDHRTRFERIFEPVGKVTLSLWGDLIAMMFVLGSAVRGAQTKAGRGSGVSPASVVNQLDHMGVRAVPIIVLMSFLIGAIIAQQGAFQLRYFGAEVFVVDLVGILQLREIGVLLTAIMIAGRSGSAITAEIGSMKMREEIDALKVIGLNPIGVLVFPRLVALTIALPLLTIVANFSALYGAAVVVWAYSGITFDVFITRLHEAVDYSTLATGMIKAPFMALIIGIIAAVEGMKVGGSAESLGRHVTASVVKSIFVVILVDGLFAMFYAAIDF, encoded by the coding sequence TTGAGTTCGGTTGAGCAAGAAGACGCCCGTATTGAGATCGATGAGCAGCCGGACGGAAACGCCCGGCTGATCCGGCTTGCCGGTCGCTGGAAGAACAACAGCCTCAGCGCGATGATCAAATCCGCCGGCCCGTTGGTCGATTCTCCGGTCGTGCAGCGAGAGACGATCGATCTCAGTGCCGTAAGCGACATGGACACGGCCGGCGCATGGCTGGTTCGACGCTTCATCACCGAACGGCGCGAGCGCGGCGGTTCGATCGAGATCGTCGGCGGATCCCCCGGCATGCGTGAGTTGATCGAAGCCCTTCCTGAGCACGTCACTGCTCCGGAAAAGCCCGTCGATCACCGCACCCGTTTCGAGCGCATCTTCGAACCTGTCGGGAAAGTCACACTCAGCCTTTGGGGCGATCTGATCGCCATGATGTTCGTCCTCGGATCTGCTGTCCGCGGTGCGCAGACCAAGGCTGGTCGCGGCTCCGGGGTGTCTCCGGCCTCCGTGGTCAACCAGCTTGACCACATGGGGGTGAGGGCGGTGCCGATCATCGTCCTCATGTCCTTCCTGATCGGCGCGATCATCGCTCAGCAGGGCGCATTCCAGTTGCGCTATTTCGGAGCGGAAGTTTTCGTCGTCGATCTCGTCGGCATCCTGCAGCTGCGCGAAATCGGCGTGCTGCTCACCGCGATCATGATCGCGGGTCGTTCCGGCAGCGCCATCACGGCTGAAATTGGTTCGATGAAGATGCGTGAGGAAATCGATGCCCTGAAGGTCATCGGCCTCAATCCGATCGGGGTGCTGGTCTTTCCGCGACTTGTTGCGCTGACGATTGCACTGCCCCTGCTGACGATCGTCGCCAACTTCTCGGCGCTCTACGGCGCAGCGGTCGTGGTCTGGGCCTATTCCGGCATCACATTCGATGTCTTCATCACCCGCCTTCACGAGGCGGTCGATTATTCGACGCTTGCGACCGGCATGATCAAGGCACCGTTCATGGCGCTGATCATCGGCATCATCGCGGCTGTCGAAGGCATGAAGGTGGGCGGCAGCGCCGAATCTCTCGGACGCCATGTGACAGCATCCGTGGTCAAATCGATCTTCGTTGTTATTCTCGTGGACGGGCTGTTTGCCATGTTCTACGCCGCGATCGATTTTTGA
- a CDS encoding ABC transporter ATP-binding protein, with amino-acid sequence MNTRPSQDREVILSVKDLTVGFGEKIVLDKLNLDIYRGEILGFVGASGAGKSVLMRTVLRLLPRRSGKIEILGADYDAVDDLQRMTLDTRLGVLFQHGALFSSLTVKENIQLPMREYLDLPQWLMDELAYLKIELVGLHPDAADKYPSELSGGMIKRAALARALALDPDLVFLDEPTSGLDPIGAAEFDELIAQLRDTLGLTVYMVTHDLDSLFSVCDRIAVLGQKKVLVEGTLDDMLAFDDAWVQSYFRGKRARSIPRPEQSAGHPVE; translated from the coding sequence ATGAACACCAGACCCTCCCAGGACCGCGAGGTCATCCTGTCGGTGAAAGATCTGACGGTCGGCTTCGGCGAGAAGATCGTTCTCGACAAGCTGAACCTCGACATCTACCGCGGCGAGATCCTCGGCTTCGTCGGAGCATCCGGCGCGGGCAAGTCCGTTCTGATGCGCACTGTGTTGCGCCTCCTGCCGCGTCGTTCCGGCAAGATCGAGATCCTCGGCGCGGATTACGATGCGGTCGACGATCTGCAGCGCATGACGCTCGACACACGCCTGGGGGTTCTTTTCCAGCACGGCGCCCTATTTTCCTCACTGACTGTGAAGGAAAACATCCAGTTGCCTATGCGTGAATATCTGGATCTGCCGCAATGGCTGATGGATGAGCTTGCCTATCTCAAGATCGAGCTGGTCGGCCTCCATCCCGATGCTGCGGACAAATATCCATCCGAACTCTCGGGCGGCATGATCAAGCGTGCGGCACTGGCGCGTGCACTGGCGCTCGATCCGGATCTCGTCTTCCTCGACGAACCAACCTCCGGTCTCGATCCGATCGGGGCTGCCGAATTCGATGAATTGATAGCGCAGCTGCGCGACACCCTTGGATTGACCGTCTATATGGTGACCCACGATCTCGACAGCCTGTTCTCCGTCTGCGACCGTATTGCGGTCCTCGGGCAGAAGAAGGTTCTGGTCGAGGGGACGCTGGACGATATGCTCGCCTTCGATGATGCGTGGGTGCAATCCTATTTCCGGGGCAAGCGTGCCCGTTCCATTCCCCGGCCGGAGCAATCCGCCGGACATCCGGTAGAGTGA
- a CDS encoding MlaD family protein: METKANYAIVGFFTMLVIGAAFGFVYWMAEYGRGGEMAPLAIRIPGSANGLSIGSPVRFNGISVGSVRNLYIDNEDPNFSVAFTEVRADAPVTSGTKAVLEIQGLTGAAYVELSGGGPGSGDAILKRALDTGEPAILIADQSSVTNLLSTADRILQRADGAVAELQGFIEDARGPLTNTVRNAETFSKSLADNAQGIDEFLKSVSALSDSVSGLSGRLDSTLSAAEDLFRALNSDKIDQILTNTEEATASFAQASKSIGPAIDSFRETATTFQRFGNNADQTLEKVSRLIDAVDSQKIGRVVDDVSVATADARQAIAGFRDLSNSITGRKDDIDRAIDDFTQLANRLNTSSQQVDGILRKVDAFLGSGDANSLSVEARKTLEAIRMTAENLNAQIGPIAANLQRFSATGLRDIQTLVNDTRNTVRGLNEAITNFDQDPQRLLFGGDTVKEFDGRTRR; encoded by the coding sequence ATGGAAACCAAAGCCAATTACGCGATCGTCGGTTTTTTCACGATGCTGGTCATCGGGGCCGCCTTCGGGTTTGTCTATTGGATGGCGGAATATGGAAGGGGCGGAGAGATGGCGCCGCTTGCGATCCGCATCCCGGGCTCGGCCAACGGTCTGAGCATCGGCTCGCCCGTTCGCTTCAACGGCATCTCCGTCGGTTCGGTCCGCAATCTCTACATCGACAACGAGGACCCGAACTTCTCCGTTGCTTTCACGGAGGTGCGTGCTGATGCACCCGTGACGTCGGGCACGAAGGCTGTTCTGGAAATTCAGGGTCTGACCGGTGCGGCTTATGTCGAGCTTTCCGGCGGAGGTCCAGGTTCCGGTGACGCGATCCTGAAGCGGGCACTCGATACCGGGGAGCCGGCCATTCTGATCGCCGACCAATCGAGCGTGACCAATCTGCTTTCGACGGCAGACCGCATCTTGCAGCGCGCTGACGGCGCTGTTGCCGAGCTGCAGGGGTTCATCGAGGATGCACGGGGACCGCTGACCAACACGGTGCGCAACGCGGAAACCTTTTCGAAATCGCTCGCAGACAATGCCCAGGGCATCGATGAATTCCTGAAGAGCGTCAGCGCCCTTTCCGATTCCGTCTCGGGCCTGTCCGGCCGCCTCGACTCGACATTGTCCGCCGCCGAAGATCTGTTCAGAGCACTCAACTCCGACAAAATCGATCAGATCCTGACCAATACCGAGGAGGCGACGGCAAGCTTCGCGCAGGCCTCTAAGAGCATCGGGCCTGCGATCGACAGCTTCCGCGAGACGGCCACCACCTTCCAGCGCTTTGGCAACAATGCCGATCAGACGCTTGAGAAGGTCTCCAGGCTGATCGATGCAGTGGACAGCCAGAAGATTGGCCGCGTGGTCGACGACGTCTCTGTCGCGACTGCCGATGCGCGTCAGGCCATTGCCGGCTTCCGGGATCTGTCGAACAGCATTACCGGCCGCAAGGACGATATCGACCGGGCGATCGATGACTTCACGCAGCTTGCGAACCGTCTGAACACCTCATCCCAGCAGGTCGACGGGATCCTTAGGAAGGTTGATGCGTTCCTTGGCTCAGGTGATGCAAATTCGCTCAGCGTGGAAGCCCGCAAGACGCTCGAGGCCATCCGCATGACGGCCGAGAACCTCAACGCCCAGATTGGACCGATTGCCGCCAACCTGCAGCGCTTCTCGGCGACGGGTCTGCGCGATATCCAGACGCTGGTGAACGATACCCGCAACACCGTTCGCGGCCTGAACGAAGCGATCACCAATTTCGACCAGGATCCGCAGCGCCTGCTCTTCGGCGGCGACACGGTCAAGGAATTCGACGGACGGACACGCCGATGA
- a CDS encoding ABC-type transport auxiliary lipoprotein family protein, with amino-acid sequence MDGIGVKGLAGMARFRRLLLASVLVPGLGLGLAACGSKANNDTFDLTASVSEVATSSSARNRQLLVADPSALKALDSEQILVRVSGAEIRYLSQSQWSDRLTRVVQSKLVVAFENSGRLGGVGRPGQGLAIDFQLITDVRAFEISAEGTDRGVVEISAKLLNDRNGTVKAQRVFRAEVPSSGSDNAAYVAALDRAFARVTADIVAWTLQSI; translated from the coding sequence ATGGACGGGATCGGCGTGAAGGGGTTGGCGGGCATGGCTCGGTTCCGGCGGCTTCTTCTGGCCTCGGTGCTCGTGCCTGGCCTCGGCCTTGGCCTTGCGGCCTGTGGCTCGAAAGCGAACAACGACACATTCGATCTGACCGCTTCCGTGAGCGAGGTGGCGACATCTTCCAGCGCCCGCAACCGCCAGCTTCTGGTGGCCGATCCTTCGGCGCTCAAGGCTCTCGACAGCGAGCAGATCCTGGTGCGCGTATCCGGTGCCGAAATCCGCTATCTGTCACAGTCGCAGTGGAGCGATCGGCTCACGCGGGTCGTTCAGTCGAAACTCGTGGTCGCCTTCGAAAATTCCGGGCGCCTCGGTGGCGTTGGACGGCCGGGGCAGGGACTGGCGATCGACTTCCAGCTGATCACAGATGTCCGCGCCTTCGAAATTTCAGCCGAGGGAACAGATCGCGGGGTCGTCGAGATATCGGCCAAGCTGCTCAACGATCGCAATGGCACCGTCAAGGCGCAGCGGGTCTTCCGCGCCGAAGTGCCGTCCTCCGGCTCGGACAACGCAGCTTACGTGGCGGCACTCGACCGTGCTTTCGCCCGCGTCACGGCTGACATCGTGGCGTGGACGCTGCAATCGATCTGA